A section of the Aneurinibacillus migulanus genome encodes:
- a CDS encoding uracil-DNA glycosylase, with product MKHVAEGMQDFYRRLTKDGYHPEDVKPALYQVERIVHMEQVRRHILNCTDCSLCERAKSRVPGTGNTSTPLMIVGEGPGEDEENWGLPLVGISGSLLTLILGKAGIGREQIYMTNVVKCRVTDEKGKNRTPMREETLECGKYLRRELDIVRPKVVLALGKVALQFFFPDMKTMSQFRGNIYEYEGTKVVPTWHPAYVVRQRGDALTKAKKEVWNDLKVAIECAKRERKR from the coding sequence ATGAAACATGTTGCGGAAGGCATGCAGGATTTCTACCGTCGACTGACCAAAGACGGTTATCATCCTGAAGACGTAAAGCCTGCGCTATATCAGGTCGAAAGAATCGTACATATGGAACAAGTACGCCGTCATATTTTAAACTGTACGGATTGTTCGCTCTGTGAACGAGCAAAGAGCAGGGTGCCCGGCACAGGAAATACGTCTACACCGTTGATGATTGTTGGAGAAGGTCCCGGCGAGGACGAGGAAAACTGGGGATTACCGCTCGTCGGTATTAGTGGCTCGCTGCTTACACTTATTCTGGGGAAAGCAGGGATTGGTCGGGAGCAAATCTATATGACGAATGTGGTAAAATGCCGCGTAACGGATGAAAAGGGAAAAAACAGGACCCCGATGCGTGAGGAGACACTAGAGTGTGGAAAATATTTACGGCGTGAGCTTGATATCGTCAGACCGAAGGTGGTTTTGGCCCTGGGGAAGGTGGCACTACAGTTTTTTTTCCCGGATATGAAAACAATGTCCCAATTCCGGGGAAATATATACGAGTATGAGGGGACGAAGGTAGTGCCGACCTGGCACCCTGCCTATGTCGTGCGTCAGCGCGGCGATGCGCTGACCAAAGCAAAAAAAGAAGTATGGAATGATTTAAAAGTCGCCATCGAATGTGCAAAGAGAGAGCGGAAAAGGTGA
- a CDS encoding purine/pyrimidine permease codes for MESEREATKNLYGLDEKPPISVTMTAALQWFFITLSSSLVVPLVIGEMYGLSPQQVGQFVQQTFFLIGLVSLLQILFGHKLPITEGPAGMWWGIFIILVNLGTVAGQAPQEIGQSLEMGLIITGIMLIILGATGFIEKIQRIFTPLVSGGYLILLAVSLSGPVMNGMLGIGYFSKESGVEPVLAMVSIGLVFLTFIMIRSPFKYVRSFAILISMIIGWLIYLFMDWTKPLQEANGLFELPQPFFWGPPVFHLGTVLTSLVTGLILITNLVASIAVVSHVANIRPREEDYRRGGIMTGVAHLLSGFGGIVGLVPLSISAGVIQVSRIAARLPFIIAAIMLILLGVLSPVSRILAGLPSPVGYAVMFVTYTQLLGFGLRDFGRIILDERNVLIIGFGLLGGIGLMFVPPEALQVLPPIFSYIFGNGLVMGVLLIIFMEQVVFRSRPH; via the coding sequence ATGGAATCAGAGAGAGAAGCAACAAAGAATTTATACGGATTGGATGAGAAGCCACCCATTTCAGTAACGATGACAGCGGCACTACAATGGTTTTTTATCACGCTGTCTAGCTCCCTGGTTGTCCCGCTTGTAATCGGGGAGATGTATGGCCTGTCACCTCAGCAGGTAGGCCAGTTTGTTCAACAGACATTTTTCTTAATTGGACTTGTCTCCCTATTGCAGATATTGTTTGGTCATAAGCTGCCAATTACGGAAGGTCCGGCTGGTATGTGGTGGGGGATTTTTATCATTCTGGTGAATCTGGGAACAGTCGCCGGACAGGCCCCGCAAGAGATCGGACAATCCTTGGAAATGGGTTTAATTATCACAGGAATTATGCTTATTATTCTGGGTGCTACCGGATTTATTGAAAAGATCCAGCGAATATTTACGCCTTTAGTGAGCGGCGGTTATCTTATATTGCTTGCGGTATCGCTTAGTGGACCTGTGATGAATGGGATGCTCGGCATCGGATATTTTTCGAAGGAAAGCGGCGTAGAACCTGTACTCGCCATGGTATCAATCGGATTGGTATTTCTTACGTTTATCATGATTCGGTCGCCTTTTAAATATGTGCGTAGCTTTGCTATCCTCATTAGCATGATTATAGGGTGGCTGATTTATTTATTTATGGATTGGACGAAGCCTCTTCAGGAAGCGAATGGGCTATTTGAACTGCCTCAGCCATTTTTCTGGGGACCCCCGGTGTTTCATCTGGGGACCGTTCTGACATCTCTTGTTACCGGGCTAATTCTTATTACGAATCTTGTTGCCAGTATTGCGGTTGTTAGCCATGTAGCGAACATTCGTCCGAGAGAAGAGGATTATCGGCGCGGCGGCATAATGACAGGAGTGGCGCATCTTTTATCCGGGTTTGGCGGTATCGTTGGCCTTGTGCCACTCTCCATTTCCGCAGGGGTCATCCAGGTATCACGTATCGCTGCACGTCTGCCGTTTATCATTGCTGCGATCATGCTGATTTTATTAGGTGTCTTATCACCTGTTAGTCGCATTCTCGCTGGTCTGCCTTCTCCGGTTGGTTATGCGGTTATGTTTGTAACTTATACGCAATTGCTTGGTTTCGGCCTGCGAGATTTCGGCCGAATTATTCTTGATGAACGAAATGTACTTATCATTGGGTTTGGGCTGCTAGGCGGCATTGGCCTGATGTTTGTCCCGCCTGAAGCGCTTCAGGTATTACCGCCTATCTTTAGCTATATTTTTGGCAATGGACTTGTCATGGGAGTGTTGCTCATTATCTTCATGGAGCAGGTAGTATTTCGTAGTCGCCCCCATTAA